TTCAGATTCTGGATGCCCTCCATCGTCGTTGGGTGTTTCTGTTAAACGCGCTGACAGATGCAGATTATGCCAAACAATTTTATCATCCCTCATCGGAAGAAACGACAAGACTGGATTACAATCTGGGCATGTATGCTTGGCATGGCAAACACCATGTTGCTCACATCACATCGCTTCGGGATAGATTGGGAATATAGCTATTAGAAATATCTTTTAAGGAGGATTCATCAATGAGTGTACATATCAGACTATTAAATGAGAACGATCCTGTAATCATATCAAAGGCGTTTCAGGAGCAGGGTTGGGGGAGATCCCCTGAGCAGTATCTTCATTACTTGGCTGAACAACAGAATGGGGAACGCGTAACCTTGGTAGCCGAGTTGAATGGAGAATTTGCCGGAATCGTGAATGTATTGTGGTATTCCAGCTACCCGTCTTTCAGGGAACAAGGCATTCCCGAAATTAACGATTTTAATGTGCTGATGAAGTTCCAGCGCCAAGGTATTGGTTCACGGTTGATGGACCGAGCAGAGGAAGTTATTCTGGAACGAACGGATGTAGCAGGCATTGGTGTAGGTGTGTTTTCCGATTATGGCAAAGCGCAAGTTCTATATGCCCATCGCGGGTACATACCAGACGGTCACGGTGTACACAAACATGATCATTACATTCAGCCGGGTGAAGAAACGATTATGGACGACGATGTTGTACTTTATCTTACGAAGAAGTTAAAAGTCACGCAATAAGTCTAATGTGAAGTTAGTACTTGCAGAGAAAGATGATAAAAAAAGCTGTCCTGCATGTTATACTCTATTGGAATTTGAGGAATGATAAGCAGGATGTTGAGAGATTAGATGATCAGAGGAGTGATTGATCCATGTTTAGCAAAGTCGGCCAGATTATGTTGTATGTCAACAATCAAGATGAATCACTGGCATTTTGGACGGAAGTTGCAGGATTCCACATTGTGGATGAAGTAAACCTTGACGAGGGTATGAGATGGATTGAGATTGCGCCTACCCCAAATTCGCAGACAAGCATTATTCTTCATGACAAGGAGTTTGTGGAGCGGATGTCGGCGGGTGTAAATCTGGGCACACCTTCGTTAATGTTCTTCACCGAAAATCTGGATCAGTTATATGCCGACTTGGCTGGTAAACATGTAACGGTTGGAGAGATTGTAGAGATGCCAACCGGGCGTGTTTTCAACTTTGCTGATAATGAAGGAAATTACTTTGCAGTTTTGGAACGGGCGAAGTAAGTTACAACTTAAAACAGCACCATTGCAAGCGGTCGACATTCATGTCGGTCGTTTTTTTGTTGGGAAAAAGCTTATGTTTTGGAGTAGAAAAACGCAAGAAAAATAGAGAACTACTGGGTAAAAATGTTATAATAAAGTGTGGCTGATTTAACGAAAATGCCGAGGAATGAATAGTCGAAAATGAAGGTTTGAATGGAGCAGTTAAGGAGGAATGTGGTTGTGGAAAAGACGATTAAAAGTGTACAGGATCTATATGATATGCTCGATGCGGATTTCAGATCTGCCAAGCAGTTTTGGGAACCTTTCTATGAGGATCGGAACAGACCAATCCCCTTTTTCCCAAACAAACCGGATGAGAATCTGGTAGCGCATGTGAACGAAGGTGTGCTGAGCGGCGGCAAGGCACTGGAACTGGGGTGTGGCCCGGGCAGAAATGCGTTGTATTTAACCCGCCAAGGATATCAGGTAGATGCTTATGATCTTTCGGAGACAGCTATTGCTTGGGCTAAAGAGAGGGCGGCAGAAGAGCAACTGGACGTGCATTTTGAATGTCGATCTGTGTTCGAATTGTCCCTAGAACAAGAATATGATCTTGTCTACGACTCTGGTTGCCTGCACCATCTGTTGCCACATCAGCGCATTCCCTACATAGAGATGATCCACAATGCACTCCGGCCTGGAGGATACTTTGGAATGACTTGTTTTGCTCCTGGCTATGGCGATATTGGTGGGCCTGAGATCGTTATGACTGATTGGCAGGTGTATCAAGAGAAGTCGATGCGCGGTGGTCTTGCGTTCACGGAGGAGAAGCTTCGCTACATGCTGGAAGATGGCTTTGAATGTGTGGAGTTCCGTGCAATGAAGTCGCTGGAGCAACATGAACCGTATTTTGGTGTACCTTTTCTCTGGGCCACGTTGTGGAGAAAGAAAAACTCGTAAGAATAGTGAAATAAACATGCATTGAAAATAGAGGAGGAGTGGTATCAGAATGGGAACAGAAACAGAAACAGGAAGAAGACACTTTATCATTACAGGCACATCCAAAGGGATCGGTTTACAACTTGCAGAGTTATTATTGGCTAAGGGGGATTACGTTTACGGTATTTCACGCGGGGGTTCGGATCTG
This Paenibacillus xylanexedens DNA region includes the following protein-coding sequences:
- a CDS encoding GNAT family N-acetyltransferase, which produces MSVHIRLLNENDPVIISKAFQEQGWGRSPEQYLHYLAEQQNGERVTLVAELNGEFAGIVNVLWYSSYPSFREQGIPEINDFNVLMKFQRQGIGSRLMDRAEEVILERTDVAGIGVGVFSDYGKAQVLYAHRGYIPDGHGVHKHDHYIQPGEETIMDDDVVLYLTKKLKVTQ
- a CDS encoding class I SAM-dependent methyltransferase; this encodes MEQLRRNVVVEKTIKSVQDLYDMLDADFRSAKQFWEPFYEDRNRPIPFFPNKPDENLVAHVNEGVLSGGKALELGCGPGRNALYLTRQGYQVDAYDLSETAIAWAKERAAEEQLDVHFECRSVFELSLEQEYDLVYDSGCLHHLLPHQRIPYIEMIHNALRPGGYFGMTCFAPGYGDIGGPEIVMTDWQVYQEKSMRGGLAFTEEKLRYMLEDGFECVEFRAMKSLEQHEPYFGVPFLWATLWRKKNS
- a CDS encoding VOC family protein, with amino-acid sequence MFSKVGQIMLYVNNQDESLAFWTEVAGFHIVDEVNLDEGMRWIEIAPTPNSQTSIILHDKEFVERMSAGVNLGTPSLMFFTENLDQLYADLAGKHVTVGEIVEMPTGRVFNFADNEGNYFAVLERAK